The Oryzias latipes chromosome 16, ASM223467v1 genome includes a region encoding these proteins:
- the LOC101173089 gene encoding 26S proteasome non-ATPase regulatory subunit 4 — MVLESTMVCVDNSEYMRNGDFLPTRLQAQQDAVNIVCHSKTRSNPENNVGLITLANNCEVLTTLTPDTGRILSKLHAVQPRGNISFCTGIRVAHLALKHRQGKNHKMRIIAFVGSPVEDTDKELVKMAKRLKKEKVNVDIINFGEEEMNTEKLTGFINTLNGKEGTGSHLVTVPPGPSLADALLSSPILAGEGGAVLGLGASDFEFGIDPNADPELALALRVSMEEQRQRQEDEARRAAVASVAEANVSSPAADDSEDALLKMSVQQTDSTTPALPDFNRMTEDEQIAYALQMSMQGAGAEFGAEEMDTGADVDSSGAKDEEDYDVMQDPEFIRSVLENLPGVDPNNEAIRNAMGSLASQAGSKPDTKKDEEEKKK; from the exons ATGGTGCTTGAAAGTACTATGGTTTG TGTGGACAACAGTGAGTACATGCGAAATGGAGACTTTCTACCCACGAGGCTTCAGGCTCAGCAAGATGCAGTTAATATTGTTTGCCACTCCAAGACTCGCAGTAACCCTGAAAACAATGTGGGCCTCATCACACTAGCAAA caACTGTGAGGTGTTAACCACACTGACTCCAGATACAGGAAGGATACTGTCCAAGCTGCACGCTGTACAGCCTCGAGGAAACATTAGTTTCTGCACTGGTATCAGAGTGGCACAT CTAGCATTGAAACACAGACAAGGCAAAAATCACAAGATGCGAATTATTGCATTTGTTGGCAGCCCTGTAGAAGACACTGACAAAGAA CTTGTCAAAATGGCAAAGcgcctgaaaaaagaaaaggtcaatGTGGACATTATTAACTTTGGAGAAGAG GAGATGAACACAGAGAAACTCACAGGCTTCATCAACACGCTCAATGGCAAGGAGGGGACTGGCTCCCACCTGGTGACAGTTCCTCCAGGACCTAGCTTAGCTGATGCTCTGCTGTCCTCCCCCATCCTGGCAGGAGAAGGGGGAGCTGTGCTGGGTCTTGGTGCCAGTGACTTTGAATTTGGAATAGATCCCAATGCAGACCCTGAACTGGCCTTG GCTTTGCGTGTGTccatggaggagcagaggcagcGACAGGAGGATGAAGCTCGCAGAGCTGCTGTAGCCTCAGTTGCTGAGGCGAATGTTTCCTCTCCTGCTGCAGATG ACTCCGAGGATGCCCTGCTGAAGATGTCCGTTCAGCAGACGGATTCGACCACACCTGCTCTACCAGACTTTAACCGCATGACAGAGGACGAGCAGATCGCTTACGCTCTGCAAATGTCCATGCAGGGAGCAGGAGCAg AGTTTGGTGCTGAGGAAATGGACACGGGTGCTGATGTGGATTCCAGTGGAGCAAAG GATGAAGAGGACTACGATGTCATGCAGGATCCAGAGTTTATCCGAAGCGTTTTAGAGAACCTCCCTGGGGTTGACCCCAACAACGAGGCAATACGGAATGCCATGGGCTCACTGGCTTCTCAAGCCGGATCTAAACCAGATACCaaaaaggatgaagaggagaaaaaaaagtga